Genomic DNA from Chloroflexia bacterium SDU3-3:
TACCTCACGGATCGCATCACACAGGCCCAGCGGCAGCAGGGGACAGGTAAGATCCTGTGTCCCGCTTGCCCATTCTGCCCTGCCCCCCTTTGTGTCTTCGTGCCTTTGTGGTAAATCGGTTCGTTTATCTGGAAAGCATAGCCCCGTGCCAACCCGCCCGCAGCCCGATGCCACGCGGCCCAGCGCCGCTATACTTGAGACATCCGCCCGAATGTTTGGAGAAAGCCTATGCGCGCGTTCTTCCGCGCCGACGAGCAGCACGCGTACCCGTCCGCCAGCTTCGCCAGCGCCGCCGAGGGCTTCCGCGATCTGGGCTGGGAGTGCCTGCGCTACCAGGATGTGCGCAACATCCTGCCCCAGCTTGAGCGCGAGGATGTGGTCGTCGACTTCATCGACGAGACCTGCGCGGCGCTGCGCCACCTGGGCATCGCCCCGCCGAGCCTGCCCACCTACCCCGACGCACTGCGGCATCTGCTGGGCCGCAAGATCTGGGCATCCAGCATCAACGCGGTGGCCGCGCAGCCCGACATGTGGCCGGTGTTCGTGAAGCCGCGCGACGATGCCAAGACCTTCACGGGCGTGCTGGTGCGCGGCCCGCGCGACCTGGTGGGCTGCGGCAGCCAGGGGGCAGACACGCCGGTGTGGTGCTCGGAGCCGGTGCGCATGCTGGCCGAGTGGCGCTGCTTTGTGCGCTACGGGCAGGTGCTGGATGTGCGGCCCTACCGTGGCGACTGGCGGCTGCACTTCGACCCCGCCGTGATCGAGCAGGCCGTGGCGGCGTGGCATGGCCAGCCCAGGGGCGGCGCGCTCGACTTCGCGCTCGACGAGCGCGGGCGCACCCTGCTGATCGAGGCCAACGACGGCTTCGCGCTCGGCTCCTACGGGCTGCGGCCCCGCGACTACGCGCGGCTGCTGGCGGCGCGCTGGGCCGAGCTGACGGGCACGCCCGACAGCTGCGATTTCTAGCGTGGGTGTGCGGTATACTATGCGCGGATTATCGTGTGAATGAGAGTACCTTTTTCGTATGAGCATTGTGTTTCTCGATCTTGAGTGGGGCCAGATCTACGGCACCGCCGGGCGCGAGTTCTTCCCCACCGAGAT
This window encodes:
- a CDS encoding DUF4343 domain-containing protein translates to MRAFFRADEQHAYPSASFASAAEGFRDLGWECLRYQDVRNILPQLEREDVVVDFIDETCAALRHLGIAPPSLPTYPDALRHLLGRKIWASSINAVAAQPDMWPVFVKPRDDAKTFTGVLVRGPRDLVGCGSQGADTPVWCSEPVRMLAEWRCFVRYGQVLDVRPYRGDWRLHFDPAVIEQAVAAWHGQPRGGALDFALDERGRTLLIEANDGFALGSYGLRPRDYARLLAARWAELTGTPDSCDF